The Juglans regia cultivar Chandler chromosome 10, Walnut 2.0, whole genome shotgun sequence genome includes the window TATAATCAATAAgcttcaccccccccccccccaaaaaaaaaaaaaggaaaaaaagactTTGCAAGGTGCATACCTATGGGATAGATTGAACTTCCCCAATTTGTAAGGAGTGAGAAGAGGAATGGTGGGAGCTTTAGCAGCCATTTGTAATGATAGTACTGGTATTATTTGATTGCAGAGATAAGTGGGATGAATTAAATGCGAGACCCAACTGGGTATTTATACAAACGACAATATATGTGTACTTGCAAAAGTATGAACATATTCACCTTCATCTTTTCCTCCGGAGGTGACGTATGTGATGACGCCTCGGGCATGAATATTGGAAGCATTTGATTGCAAAAAGGGCATTTGATTGACCAGAAGATTCGAGAAATATGAACATATTCACCATCACGGTGGTGATGTCCGTGATGACGCCTCCACCATGAAAGTTAGGAAGCATGCGGCTGCAAAAAGGGCGTTTGGATGGACTGCTGCACATCCGTCCGCAAGTTCCCGCCAGAATACGTTGACCATTGACCCGTTGAAACAAAAAGGTCAATAAAAACATGGGAAATTCTATGCATCTGCctcacaccggcacacacttcacatcactttttttttttttttacactcaataggttgagtgtgtgccggtgtggggcagatgcatatatttttcctaaaaacatTAGTTTTGCTGCTTATCATTTCTTTACGCTAACCATCACacatcataattatttttattatttattattttttaattttattctttttaaattaattaattttttatattcattatctatacactatatatttaataagagaaaaatattaaaaaaataaaaaattatatataatatgtgatgtgaggatgataaataaaatttttcatttgttaaatTCTTGATCATTGGTCCGATGTTCCTCATACTCGTAAGGATCACTTgattaatgttaaatataaatgtatttttgtctattaatttatattttttttatataagatataattttacatgataTCACATCTTAAATTCGAGTCttcactctattttttatttatttacttatatatttcacatatttaaatttaagttttaaaattaattaatataattctaagatattatcttttatggtttcatttttaaattaaatatttatactatgtactttaaacaatatttattatccTTCCCTGAATCCATTCAgatgtataaaaaaaacaaaaagccaaTCACGACTCATTTGATAGGTGCCATGTCTGAATTGAGTCAATTGACCAACCAACCATGTTATTTAGACAGATCATTATGGTTAATATCATTCTCAGATTGtctgaattgattttttcttaaaaatatatttaatgaggTGATAAAAAAACGTgttaagaataaaaagaaacaaataaattttaaatttatatttttcgttaaatatttgataattttacatataaacttttcatatattgtaataaaataatgagattgaACTATGACAACAATTATAtaggaattatataaaagagATAATATCgtgatatatataaactataacataaaagaaaaaaagttgaattttttattatattttatataaaaatttaaaaaaattataacaatgatatgagatgagttgagattaattcTAAATCCAAATGAGTTATAATGAAACGCAAATACCTCTATCGTTTTCATGATAGccaaaaatctatttaaagtGCACAGAGAGTCAATCATTCTGACCAATAATATAATTGTGTTTCTAACCGCTGTCAATAgacattccaagataaaatTATCAGGATGATCCTTCTCTAATGATGAGATAAACTTTTGgtcaaattatcaaaaaagatAACcgctttcaattttttttaattttattatattcaatATTGTAGAGTATAGATTATCGAGatatacttttaaaaattaaaatttcatgttaaaatatttaaaaaataatcattaaataGCCAAAATACAATTCACATTCATCGTTACGCATGCATGCAGAATTGCAGATACACAACAACAGGTGTTTAACCCTTACACCATGGATTTCCTCAAGATTTATAAGCATATTTTTCATTGCACTTCTACAGCATAAAACATAACAACttcaggggaaaaaaaaacatatcactCTGAGGAGgaattattttagataatttaaatttctgTCCACAGCTTTGGTCCTTGGAGATATCTATGAGGCATCTTCAAGAAATGGATAGTCAGTGTAACCAACAACAGGATCGGAGATGTAGAATGTATCTCTGTTGTACTTGTTGAGAGGAACATTGAGCTCAAATCTTCTAGGCAAATCTGGATTGGCTAAAAATAGACGACCGTAAACAACAAGATCTGCACGGTTTTCTACGATTGCCTTGTTTCCATCTTCCCTATCGTAACCCCCAGCAACAAGAAAACTACCCTTAAAAGCCTCTCTCATAGGCAGAAGACTGTCGGGAGTGTTAGATTTTTCCGCAACTGTCTTCATTCTTGGCTCAACCATGTGACAATAGAGAATCCCATACTTGTTTAAAGATTCAGCCATGTAAAGGCCCAACGCTTTTGGATTTGAGTCTCCAGATTCCATGTAGTCTGCAAAAGGAGATAGCCTTATTCCAACCCTTTCTGCTCCTATCTCATTAGCAACAGCATCAACTATTTCAAGTGCAAATCGGCAACGATTTTCAAGGCATCCACCATATTGGTCCGTTCGGTCATTCACGCGATCTTTCATAAACTGATCAATCAGGTAACCATGAGCTCCATGGATCTCAACTCCATCAAAACCTATGCTCAAGACAAACAATATCAGTTCACAAAGGAAGCACAAAGTTATTGTTGATCCAAGGAACCATGAAAGTGGTGTGATAATCTCATTTCATGCCGGGAAGGCAGCAAGcaattgtaatttcttttttttctttttttctttttaaaaaaagagttaataATGTAAGAATGCTTCTTGTGAGTATCTACCAAAGAAACTGAGTTGATCCAAGGGGCAATGTTGCCTAAGAATAGACTCTGTACTTCTTATTCTTCCCACATTGCATAAACAAATAATTCCAATATGCTTCGTGTTGCTCTCAAGATTGATTTTGAATGCCCTCTTTCTGGTGcattaatataaacttaaataatatcatttcaaaTTAGCCTTAAACCAGACGTTGTATCTTACCCctgttattattaattttagaaCTAATTCAGCACAACATCTGTTATTCTTTCTCAATAATGTTGTTAAACTCAATATCAATTTTATGAAAGAACTTACCAGCTGCAATAGCATTCCTTGCCGCAAGCCTAAAATCATTGACAATTCCAAGGATTTCATCTGTCCTAAGCCGCCTTGGAGGAGTGAACTGTGCAACATCAATACCATTAGCTCGAATTTGTGGGGTCAAAGGTTTGTCAGTTGAAGAAATTGGAGCTTGTCCATTTGGTTGAAAACCTGAAGAAAgcaatatcaaagaaaaaattaatgtcTAAGAAAAAACTTCAATCACATGAGTTTGAAAGAAAACCACTAACCACCACTTAGTATAACCTTCGCATTATATAGGAATCCATATGCAAAGCCCATTAGTGGTTCTCTTGAAAggtaattttctttccaaatgtGGCAGATTATGGAACCATGGGCACTGCACACTACCGCACTAAAGATATTTTAGAAGTCAATCAGAACTTCCACTGGATCTAATTCCCAACAAAATCAGTTCATATACAATGACTCCTCCTCGATTAATGGTATGGAACCAAAATGTTGTATGCTTGTAAACCAGAACCACTCCTTCACTCGTTGCAAACTTTTTCAATATGAAGTTTTTGTCACTTGTACCTTTTTAACATTTAACTCTCTCCATTCACAATAAAAATGCACAGCCCAATTCATCAAAATTAGAAGAGAAGAAGTAAAGGCCACTTTCAAAGACAAACCTTGATTTGAAACCCTCCCAACATGCCAAATTTGACAAAAGAAGATTCCTCCTTTTGCATGAACAGCATCTACAATGGGTTTCCATGCTTCAATTTGCTCTCTTGTCCATATGCCAGGTGTGTCTGGATACCTTTACAACACCAAAGAAACCAAAGTAAGTCATAAAATTCACAAGGAAATAAAGGGAATCCTCAAAATGCAAACTGTCCTTCAAGTGTGGATCACAAAACGAACTTTCCAAACTATTATGGTTAAAATTACCCCTGAGCAGTGTCTGAAACTCCGGTGGCTTCAGCTATCAGAAGACCGCCTCTGGAGGTTCTTTGAGAATAGTACAGTATAGCATGTGGCTGAGGAACATTGCCATAAGATCTTTGTCTGGTCAATGGCGCCAAAACCACTCTGAAATTAGAAGGTAAATGGCACATTAActtaattgaaaaagaaatccTTCTAACCTCAAGAATGAGGTAAGCTAGCTTTAGATCACATATTTATTGCCTGTTGCAATCTACAAGACTAATATGATTACGCCTCTTTATATTTGTTATAACAGCATGCTTAATAGTACTAAAGGTAagctacaaattaaaataaactaacaATCCATTTATGAAATGATTGCAGCAGAAGAATGGGCAGCTAGAAAATTTCACCAGTggataattagattaaaaaatttaataaggtTTGAGGAATTGAAGAGAAAAACAGTCAACACTAGCtaacagaatcagaaagaaaAGTCTTTTGagtaatgtaattttttttccaagagtaaaacaataaataactgtcaggaaatattttaaaagccAAAACTGAGCAGTTTTGAAGGCAACACAAGTATATTTTGTTCAGGTCCTTTCTTCTCCAAACCCCAACCCCTGTACAAGTAGGCCAAACTGAATACAATATTTTACCTCGTCTCTTTCTCCTTTCAATACTATCACAGGCAGTTCTTTTTTTACctttgcgaaaaaaaaaaaaaaaccgtgtGTCCCTGAGGTTTTCCTCGTTCTaacaaaaatttccaaaaactgaagaaaaaacataaaaaaaaatcacaaacaccTCTTCTCGCGGAATGGAGCATTTAAATGGCACAAGAGTTTATTGATCTTCTGGCTATAATAAACGCGTACAGGCACACACGAAGATAAAAGAACCAATAGAACTGAACAAGAGTTTGCTGGAATGCTGACATTGTATCCAGAGATATACTACGACGACAGATACAGTCATAATACCAACTGGGGTTTCAACAAACACATGTTTCTTGCAAAGTAAAAAGTGAACAAAACTATTCCCGCCCCAAGCATGATTACAACATCATGAGAAGTCAAATTAAGCCATCGCATATACTGAAAATTCATATCGTTGGGTACATACCTATGGGATAGATCGAACTTCCCCAATTTGTAAGGAGTGAGAAGAGGAACTGTCGGAGTTTTAGCAGCCATTTGCGATGATTATACTCGTAAAACTTGATTTCAACAAGAAGTGGCCGGGATGAATAAAATGCGAGATCCAACTGGgtatttatagaagaaaaattctattcatctctttaaacttcataatttttttattatttatcttcaGCTTTTCTGCGGGCGGTGATGATGATGACGCCTCGGCCCCCTGAAGATTAATTAGAGGCATGTGGCTGCAAACTAATTGGACGGTCTGCGCCTCGCGCCACCAATCGTTGAAACTTAtgtatatgagaaatgatactggcagtcgtgagcgtgcagtcgccgtacaatcattttgaaaaaagtaaataaataagagacccatctgaaaagaaattaattttttaatagtggactctactctttttcaaagcgactgcacggcattTGCGCATTccatgactgtatgtagcattactctatgtATATTTGATAGAAACATCTCCTATATTTTTAAGACAAATCTTTGTCATACCGTCAGAATTTGCCTCTTCCTTGTCatcgtttatgtatttaaatgttttttacttaataattaataaaataatttttaatgtatcgatatatattttttattttctaaaaatatttaaatatataaaaatatatataaaaataacttgaGTGGGGTGAGTGGTTTATACCActagtcacttttttttttcatttttttaatatatttaaatataaaaaatatattaatataattaaaattattatttttatttattaagttaaaaaataaataaaaatctcagcAGTATACTGTAGCGGTCCCCTATagtattagattattttaaataactttgtactattaattttcataaattcagcAGTAACTTGAGTGGGACGCTAGCAATTTTCCTTTCTCAAATAACTTTGTACTAGTACAGTCAAAGCTGGTGGCACCACTCTATTTGAAGAGCCGTGGATAGTCATAATTATGAACTTGGACGTAGAATTGTCATAAATTCAGATTTAGGCTGTCCAGAAAACAGTTTTTTCACCAACAAAAACCAAACGACTATAAGATCATtcttattagattaattaaagttaaaagatattttttatagatataaaaaaaatttaatttttaactatttcattcacataaatctctatattgaaatagttagtaattattcacatcaaatcttcacattagattatacatttatttattatatgtaatgaataactaataattttaaaaatacttaatttttttaattattaatttattttattttatcatattttactattctacctattatatattaattaataatcatattcttattaaattaatatatcactaactcaaattaatatatcaatttcaaaaatattttaatttttttaattatgaaattattttattatatcatattttacaattcataatattatatattaattagtaatcatattctaattaaattatggattaaaaatataaattagaaagacattgatggagacattgggagagagaaacaaatgatataaaatggatttgatgaataaatagtatctttcaaatttggaaataactttagaaattactgtaactatatttcaaatatttggaatatagttattccaatgtgatatattttatggttcaatagctaaattctcattggatttagtttttagctaatccaatgagagtgctctaaaatGAAAAGATAGCGCTGCTACCGctggcattttctttttttgttttttgtttttacttcgtgattaagtagttatttataaatttaaaaaatatatatatccaaataaTTAGCGGAAACAAATGATGATTGTAGTACCGCTctaaaaattaaggaaaatgatattttcacaaCTGGTCCTTACAGCTCAATATTACTGctggaaatttttatttttattttttatttttatttttctttctatttagtgattaacaaaatattttttaataatattgtgattttttattttttaaataaatatttaaaagtgtaaaaaaatacttgtaaaaaagatttaaaaaaaaaactaattatgcCTAATGGTAACTCTCAGCTGGAGTTGGGAGCGGTGGACATAGCACCGtccaaaaggaaaacaacaaaaaccggacccacaaaatatataaaattaggtTGTAaactcacaatatttttataaaaataaaaactatgatgatatcaatttgtaaatttatttatttgtaatttttttatagttgtaatatttttcttctgaaaaataatgtaacttttattaattactttttaaaaatatctttcatttaaaatagagttggataaaaaaaaatacaaaactgatTGTATGggtattattttttgaaaactaaTACTATAAACAATGGAATCCCCGCCTAGTGGGAATGAGATTAATAACAACCAACAATGGGACATGTTGGGCATTAGTACCCAAAAACGTTTGTGCGGAAAATATGTAAAAGTTAATGTTTAATGGACATGTTTGACTCCATAAATAAAAAGGACATGTTTGACCAACTTGTTTTCATGCAAGTCTATAGCCAAGTCATAAAACCTTTTGACTAAGAGCCGGTTTAGATGagaaaaattatctcaactcattttactattatttattattatttataaattttaattcataaattttattactattcataaattatctcagctcaaatcatctcatttataaatttaaaagaatagaagtctgttttttttaaaaaaaaaatagaagtccTCGATTGGACCTTTTTAAGACACCATGGAGCCCATAAAGCATGGGCCTACTGACCCAACCCAATAAACAGGTCGTAGTACTGGTGGGTCAAAGCGAGAACTTCAAGGTCAACCTGAGTTACCTAGAGGCCCATAGATGTttgaaagaataataatatactatCTGCATCTGCATTCACGCCTTTCTcccctttgttttttgtttttgttttttattgcttttttttttggaaaccCTAGATTAGACCAATCACCTCCCTCATATTTCCTTCCACAAACCCTAAACCTCTCTCTTCTTCTATACTACTATTCTATATTAACAGTGATGAATAAGATAGAATGAATGGAAAGAAtgtatgaaaatgataaattgtATTGAAATAGCATTGATAACTGCTCTCTTCGAGGGGGAGTGCCTCCACAAGATTCAAAACAAATTCTGAGAATAGTCTAGATGCCTTTTTCCCTTCCTCCTCCTTAGagtattggcaatggcctaATCAAATGTCAATGCAAGTCCATAATTTAgctatatgtaaaaataaacatCTATATTGGACTAGCTAAAAGTCTAAAGTTAAAGGCTTCAACTACAGTAAATTTCTACTCCTCTCCAAACATAGCGAGTTACTGTTCATGGTCTAAaccaatattaaaattatttcatctacttTCCCacgttattttctctttcttcatctatttccctcgttttcatttcttcatcCTGAAACCCCCACTTCGTAACATTCGTCTTCTTCAACCGCGAGCAATGAAGAGACCTGCGTTTTCTTCAACCGCAAGACACCTTCTCTCTGTCATGTAGCCGTCGTCTTCCAGCCCAAAAGGTAATTTATCTTCCTCGctcctctctcccttttttATGCTTAGatttcctctccctcttctctttctattttctcccaTTTCATCAAGTGATTGAATCTGTGTTTAGGGTTTGCGTGTCCCAAACTCTGTCACAAGGTTACCTAGCCCTAGAATCCTAGTCCAAAAGGTTGTACATTTCCTCTACAAACTGAACTTGAAAATCGCGATTGGAGTATTTCTGTGTAACTAATATAAGATTTCGAtattttggtttgtgatttggATATTTGTCTATGGTCATACATAGTGTTgaataatttcaatattttgctTTGAGATTTCGGTATTTTGGTTTgtaatttgggtatttttgtgCTGAAATCTGATTTGAGATTTGGGTATTTTAGTTTctaatttgggtattttgatTATTGTCACCCAATTACCTCACTGGGTTCAATTGGCTGGAGATTGACTTGTCTATGAAGCCGTTAGagtcatatattatttattgatccTTAATTAATATGTTCATCTATACAAATCAAAAAGCAATTTATATGGTCATCTATATATCTGTCTATATagtgttgttttttttccttgttagCACTACAATTTCTACTACTTATAGCGCAACGTCTGCTATGGTATTTTCCCTGTTCATTTGTGAAGAATTGCTAGATTGAAAATCATGATTTAGATAGTTTGTGCCATACTTGGTTTATTGAACTATAAGTTTCATTGGATGCTGATGTAATGGGGACTATGGAAAGATTTTCAGGTGTATTTCTTATGTTATGACAGCTTTAATTTTCAGGTGTATTTCTTATGTTATGACAGCTTCAGTTATTGTTTGGGCACCTTGGTGATTGTTTGGAACTCATATATTGCTTTTAGGAATTAGGATGCTGATGAAAGTGATGGCTACTGCATGTAGTTGCttgactttctttttattgtagAGAACATTCCCAGTTTGGATAATCGTGTAGTTGGGATATTTTGGTTGTTTCTAATTTGCAACATCTGCCTCTATCCAATCTTTCTCATTCTTAGTGCATATGCATTCTAACTGACCGTTGTGATGTTTTTGTGCTTGGATATACCGATCATGATGTTTGTTGCAAAACTTTCCAACCGCACATTGTGCTTAATACACAACATTATGCAAAACTACAAAAGGCTATGATGTAGAGATGATATCCAATGGTCTGAATTTTAGTAGTTctgcatttgtattttttattcattttcatgaATGAGAATAGAGTTTTATCTCGattctttttgtcttttgatTTCCTTTTGATTACACTTGCAATTTTAGGCACATTGCATAAGAAATAGGTtgaggaaacaataattttaagtaaaatataaattattaattaatatataaagtgtatttgtaaaatataaaaaaaatattaaaatatataatattatattattattttcaatttaagatagctagtccaatgtgaacttaattagtcaaaagttaatattatagctaaaagttaagattctaatcaaattttagaacaaTGACTAGGCCATTATCAATGTTCTTACGTATCTAACGGCCCGTGGGCCTCATAACAAAAGCAAGGAAATAAACTAAAGTAagaaatgcaataataaaataaagccTTAGCCCTACAGAGAGCCCAAAGCCCACTTGGATTATAAGCCTCACATCTGCAACATAACCTCCAGGATTACCCAAACCTCTCACGGCCTCTTAACCCAGTTCACTTCTTATTCTCCCAGGTTTCCCTTCTTCCTGCCGACATACTTCCTTCTTCTCTTCGTTCATCTCCCCACGACGGCGTATTACACCTTCTCTCACTCACCCTCTCTTGCTACTCTCGGTCTCATCGAACCAAGGAGTGAGAAGCATTCTTCTAAGCCATGGCTTTGGTGAGCTCTCAGCAACTTTCGATTTTAGGTTACATTTTGTTGCTCATCTCAATCCAAAATGTGGAAATTTTAGACTATATTCGTCTCTAATCTTTTGGTTTGGATTGGATTAGTTCCCTTCTATGGTGAAGTAAGAAATGGTGCGCagaattgaaattttaattcaattcaatgttttttatttgggaAAAATGAAGAGTTGAATCTTGATATGatcaaatatttatctgttaacAGCACACTAGGCTGCACTATCATGTTGCTCATTTACAAAAAGGCCTGGTAATAATATGGGCCGTTTTCAAATACAAATTATTGATAATAGGATCAATCGATTTtgtatttaaagaaattattttatgttacaaaacgacgtcattttgtttatgaaaaatgaCGTCGTTCTGAGTTCCTAATTACTTCCCCAGCCCTACCGCTACGCCCGCACACATCagttttcctctctctctctctctctctctctctctctctctctctctcacgtccTTGAAATCCTAGCATCCCTATCctataatttttctgagttttGAATGTGAACGTCAGTTTGTGTagagatttttatgtttaagtttgATTATAAGTGCTGGGTTTTGTATGTAAATTATGGGTGTATAGGGATTTTGTGACTCTCTGCATGCCTATGGTCCCACGCTTTTTGGATTGACTTTCTGATTTTCCATCATGGAGCCTATTATTAGAATATCCTATAAGAATAGGACATAAGCTATTTGATTCTTTCTTACTTTGTTCGATAAATACAAATATGCATAACTGTGATTCAAATTCTCGCAAATGCAAGCATGAGtccattataaatttatatatatcaaccGTCCAATTAGATACCCATAcaaaatttgttaattttttttactaaacaaTTGAAGTTAATTAATCCCATTTTGTAACATTGATAATGGTAGAACTCATGCATTCAGCCTCAAACTCGATCAAATTCAGCATCTGAAAGTACTCCATCATTGCAGAAGGATCGAGATGGATATTGATAGGCTAGCTACGTTTGTATGTTGAGAtcagttgagttgagttgtgaataataatattttgtaagtctcattgagatggatttaacttttttagattgagatatgtttaactttttcaattaaaatgtatgaagtaggttgaaatgagtttaatttttttaagagaagttgaaaaattaatGGGTTTCATCCGtaattgatttgagatgaattgaatttggttcaacaatcaaacacaacctaaatgaTTAGAAGTTTATTTGTCTATATTTATAACTTCAACCCTAGCTTGCCAAAAccctgtaattttttttttttcaaacaaaaaagagtTAATCCTGTAAGAATGCTTCTTGTGAGTATCTACGATAGAAACTGAGTTGTATAAACAAATAGACTCTGTACTTCTTACTTTTCCCACATTGCATAAACAAATAATACCAATATGCTTCCTGTTGCTCCTAGGATTGATTTTGAATGCCCTCTTCTTCTGGTGcattaatataaacttaaataacatcattttagaTAAGCCTAAACCAAACGTTGTATCTTACCCctgttattattaattttagaaCTAATTCAGCACAACATCTGTTATTCTTTCTCAATACCATTCCTTGTCGCAACCCTAAAGTCATTGACAATTCCAGGGATTTCATCTGTTCTTAGACGCCCTGGAGGAGTGCATGAAGGGAGCACAAATGCTTACAAGGCACTTGTTGTGGCTGAGTATACTGGAGTCGATATTCAGTTTGTGAAGAATTTTGAAATGGGGGTTTTCAAACTAAACTCTTGAGTTCATCAAGATGAACCCCATTGGAAAGTTGAGTCTTTTGATATTTACAGACTCCTACATTCCATATGTTTCTTATGTCTGGT containing:
- the LOC108979796 gene encoding 12-oxophytodienoate reductase 2-like codes for the protein MAAKTPTVPLLTPYKLGKFDLSHRVVLAPLTRQRSYGNVPQPHAILYYSQRTSRGGLLIAEATGVSDTAQGYPDTPGIWTREQIEAWKPIVDAVHAKGGIFFCQIWHVGRVSNQGFQPNGQAPISSTDKPLTPQIRANGIDVAQFTPPRRLRTDEILGIVNDFRLAARNAIAAGFDGVEIHGAHGYLIDQFMKDRVNDRTDQYGGCLENRCRFALEIVDAVANEIGAERVGIRLSPFADYMESGDSNPKALGLYMAESLNKYGILYCHMVEPRMKTVAEKSNTPDSLLPMREAFKGSFLVAGGYDREDGNKAIVENRADLVVYGRLFLANPDLPRRFELNVPLNKYNRDTFYISDPVVGYTDYPFLEDAS